In Podarcis muralis chromosome 7, rPodMur119.hap1.1, whole genome shotgun sequence, the genomic stretch AGGCCCCTTGTGCTTAATGAAGGTGATTTCTGTATAAGCATCCTCAGGATTTATTTAATTCCATTTATTAATCAGTTCcaataaaacatttcaaagcCATTTCACAGTAAAAAGATTGTACTGCATGTTCCCTGGGGTAGTCAAAAGTCTTGGCCAGGAACTCTGACATGATCTAACTCTGAATTGTTTAATACTACTAGATCAGAAATGTAACTGCTTAAATTCATCCATTCCTGAAGACAAAATAGTTTTGAAATTTTTTTAAGGCTTCCTAAATACTTTCAAATTCATTGTGAAACAAATGTGAGGTTTGATAATACCGGGGAGAGAGAGTTCTACAGGAATTAGCTCCTCATTCATTGCTGATCACTAGattggctgcttttaaaaaagcagagtaAGATCTACTTCCACTCCAAACTTATTACATATTGCTAATTTCAATAGCACCTTTTTAATTTATATGTAACTCTGGTTTCCTCTTCACAACAACTCAACCCTGCTGTATAAAGGTAACAGCCCCatccattgctccatccacttttttGCCAGTACCTGTACACATATTTTGCCCCAGACCATGTCCTTCAGTGGCACATGGCCCCCAGAGCTTGCCCAGGGGAGAATGTGGCCCTTTCCTTGGAAAAGTTTGACCACTGCTGCAGTAGGtggagaaacccagcctgatggatggggtaattaattattattattattattattaatagctgGTGCCAGCTTTGTACTGTGGAGTCTGCTCACATGGTGAAGAGATccgcttagaagccattttggcatataatTTAATAATCCATTTGTGCGGCAAGATAAActccacacacacaatcacacacccTAAAGCCAGGCCGTTATCTGGAGAGTTAGAGCCTCCCTTCCCAGGAATATACAATCTGACTATTTTAACAAACTGGAATTTTCAGATCGCCTCTACACAGCTGCCTGTCCCTTCagcctggccgggggggggggggcagggaagctaTCTGAAATCTTTCTGTTGGAGAAAAAAGCACCCTCCTAAAAACGTCCCCTTAAAGATAAAAGCAGCTGACTTGAGAACAGGCTACTCCCCTCACTTTGAAACTGGAGCTCTGGAGCATCGCCTTCTTCTGTCTCTTGTTCCATACCCGTTCCCATAGCAACCCTCTCCCAGTTAATCTGCTGCAAGGAGCTTCTACATTAAGTCAGGAGTACACatacaaaaggaggaaaaggcTTTGAGGGCTTACTGTTTTGCTCCCTTTCCACAAAAAAAGTAtctgtggatttaaaaaaaaatattattatttttaaaatagcagaaTTTTCTACAAAAAGATTCTGAAAGCCAACAGCCTCCCAGAGCTATCCTTTAAAAAGAATCCCGAAAGCCACAACTCCCCCACCTGCACCTCAAAAGGCTGCTTAATGAATAGTTAAAATCTTTGGCTATGAATATCTCCAGATCTGAAGGTCTTCCCACTGTGTCTGCTGCAGAGATCAGTCCGTtttgaaaagagggaaagaactGAAGGCAGTTTAGCAGGGCGCTCATCGTGGTAGGGGCAGACGAATCCAGCCCCTGGCAGATTACAGGTCAGATGTGCCACAGGCAGCCACACTCGGAGACTGGCTCGTAACAGATCCCCGTCTTAGTCTCTTTGTTCAGTATCAAGCCAGGAAAAACCACGTTCACAAGCCAAAATAGTCCCAGGACAGAGAAAAATGCtataaaggggggtgggggtggatgccATTAGAAGAAAAAATAGCACACTTTTGAATTTGCTGTGCAAGTGCAAAATATCAGGAAAGACCCAAAACATTTCAGCTTTCTTTTCATTTGTTAAAGCTACTAGTCCTCACGATAGTGAAAAAACAACCGTGCATGTGCGCGCAGGTGGAAAGTCaatcttttgtgtgcatgcataagGGTAATGCAACTTGCTTTTTCTCTTTTGCCTAAATATTTGCTAAAACTCCTAAAACGGAACACATCAGCGTCTAAGCTTTCGGATAGGCTTGTTTAAATAAGCATGTTTTGagtaggcactgaaaagagtacagtgaaggtgcctgcctggtgtcaataggcaaggagttccaaagtataggtgcccccacactaaaaaaaaattgatttttttacaaCTGcggaacaagtattatgtggaACCTGTAGCAGACTGAAGCAGTCAGGTCAGTGCATATGGGGTAAGATGCTTCTGCAAATTCAACTGTTAAGACTGAATAGGTGAGTCCTGCAACAAACTAAggtcaaaaatgaagggggaaatgacAGAGAGAAAGAATGTGTATGGCTTCAAACTGCAAAAAAGTgaaaaacaagtacagtggtacctcgggttacatacgcttcaggttacagactccactaacccagaaatagtgcttcaggttaagaacgttgcttcaggatgagaacagaaatcgtgctccggcggcacggcggcagcaggaggccccattagctaaagtggtgctgcaggttaagaacagtttcaggtgaagaacggacccccggaatgaattaagtacttaacccgaggtacactgtaGTCACACCTTGAATGTGGCCCAGTAACAAACAGACCACCATTGCAGATCTCGTAAATCTCTGCTTTGTGCCTGCTGCAGTCTGAATAGTTTCGACCCACAAAGTGGATGCTATTAATGTTTAAACCAAAAATCTGCCATGTAAAAtgaaaaatatgcatttaatgTCACAGCCTAATTTTACCttagcatgtggccctccagatattataggactccagcttccaccatccctgactattggccatgctgatgagagttgtcatccaaaatatctggagggcactgagtTGAAGAGGAAGGCTGTTTTAGCACAAAGAGGAAGCATGATACCTACCGGTTGATACTAGACTGCTCACCGAGAGAGTCACTGATAAGTAATAAAGCTCAGGGGTGGTTTTGGCCTATGGAAGACACAACAGTCCATTTGTTAGAAAaggagctttttttttaatgttaaggtCCCATCTGCAGACTTGCAATCTAGTGAGACCCCATAAAGGTCAGAATAACAACCCCATGCATTGGGAGCGTGTCCCACTGTCTTCAAGACAGCCTACTCCCAAGTCAGATTACAGATCAAGTAATAAATACCGGTATATGGAAAGACTGTCAAACCTTGGtggtcgaatgtaatccattctggaagatggcaaagtcaatggagaaaaaagagatagaaaactccctggaagccatttggcttccgaaaatcattcgaaaaccagaGCAATTACTTctaggtttttggcattcgggagctgaaacgTACGATAACGGAGGCGTTCAGGAACTGCTGTTTGTACTAAAGAGTTATTAagttacagcccttcccttaTGACGTAGGAAGCTtctttattctgagtcagaccattggtccatccagctcaacatgtctacactgactggcagcagctttctggggttttcagacagggaacatccctgagccttctgcatgcaaacaagtGCCAATTGCCCTACCACTGAGCGATGATATAAGCAGCTCTTGAGCTCCAGAAACCCTGTGATCAACTCAAGAGCTGCTTATATGAGAGAACAAAACTTGGAATTCCTCCAGCCCAGaattccattttaaaacaaattgtgTAGGGCCTCTGGTTAGGGCCACCCAAAAGCCTCGCCTTATTCCGCTAGCTTGAGGGGTGGGGTAAACTTTTCTTTTAGGCATGCCTAAATACAAcaggaagggacgtgggtggtactgtgggttaaaccacagagcctaggacaggggtgtcaaactcaaattcatcgggggccacatcagcagtttggtcaccctcaaagggccggttgtatctataggactcaatataaaaacaagtggaggtttcctgaatgcgtGTAAAgaggaggtttcctgtgtagaacagccggcgccgctagagggcagacgttctctggcttgtaggctgcagcgcatgcgctgaagaggcggctttcttgtgtaaaaaaaaaaaaaagcaagaataaaaggtgaaggctggcggccgccagtggctacacgggccacatgaagaggtctggcgggccggattcggcccacgggccttgtgtttgacacccctggcctaggacttgctgatcagaaggtcggtggttcgaatccccgcaacgggggattggttggtccctgctcttgccaacctaacagttcgaaagcacgtcaaagtgcaagtagataaataggtaccgctccggcgggaaggtaaacaacgtttccgtgtgctgctttggttcgccagaagcggcttagagatgctggccacatgacctggaagctgtacaccggctcccttggtcaataaagcaagatgagcaccgcaaccccagagtcggccacgactggacctaatggtcaagggtccctttacctttacctttaaatataacAGAATCAGCAATTACTCACGCATTGTGTGGCTAAGGCAGTAAATACGATGTTGCAAACTCCTTTTGCAAAAGAGGCACCCCCAAAGATGAAGAAAGTGGTCTTCAGCTCCCATGGAACTGGTTCCAGCATGACCAGAAGCAAAGCCAGCCCTGAAAAGATGGGAGGGGGAGCATTAAGAGTGCTAAAAATGCACTTGCACAGAGAAAGGGAGGATACAGGGCTGTTGACAGGTCATGTAGCaagttaggaagctgccttagctgGAGGCAGGCCACCAGCCCATCtaagtcagtattgtctacactgactggcagtcgctctccagggtttcaggctgggtTATCTTCCATTCCTCCTGGAGATGTCAAGCACTAAACCTGGAactgtctgcatgcaaagtagatgatcTGCCACAGAGCTATGGTCATTCCCCTAAACACAAAGTAAaatcctagtcctcatggttctgaataaaagGCTGATTTAAACACAGAAAGCTGCAGAGTCAGGCCActagtccatgtagctcagtattgtctacaatgactggcagtagctctccaggttttAGACAGGGGACACCCGCAGCccaacctggaaatgctggggattgaacctgggactttctgcatgcagagttcAGCAGCTGGcttatgtttgatgtttcaagAAATTGTAGGATATTTCAACTACAAATACACATCACAGAAATACAAAACCTCCAAGTTCCAGCTGCCTTGCTTAACAGCCACAGATTTACCTagaagctttaaaaataaaaaaatgccagCTGCCATTTCACGTTTCTTGTGGCAATGAGTTTCACAGCTTAATCCAGCATTCTGCAGTGATGCACACCTGGACTCCTAATATTTGCCCCCAGTACTACCTTGATGACAGTGGGCAGCTTCAAGGAAAGGCCCCCAAATGGAGTGTGCAAATGAGCGACAACTCCCGGGTGGTTGTCCCTCTGCCCGTGCAAACCCTCCATTTGGCCCCCGTTCTGTGCACCAAGAGACCCTCAACTGCCTTCAGTATACAACCCCTTAAATTGCACCCTTGCTAGCCttgacatattaaaaaaaaatgcaaattctgTATGAACAAAATCCTTCTGGGCACATAATTCAGCCCACCAGGCAATGGCAAGAGAGCCAGACAAACCACGGTTTACCCACCAATGGTGAAGAACGTGAAGATGATGCTTCCAACCAGATTGTAGAGGAGGGGCAAACCACAGTAATGAGATGATCTAGGTCTGGGGAAAAAAGGATTGAGGAACCACTGTGGATCTTGAACCAAATGGTTTGGGTCAATATGTGCTTCTTCATATATAGCCTGGGATGTATACACACCCGAAAGTTTGCCCCAGGGTAATTCCAATGCTTTGCCAAGAAAAGCTTAATTCCTCCACCTGTATAAATTATGCCCATTTCCATTTATTTGCCCATTATTTGCATTAATTCATGCTAGTTCAGGGCAACAAAGCTCTTCCTTTGGCAAGTCCTGGTCTCCCTTTTGGTTTCATCCTTGCACTTTTACATCTGCCGTGGACACCTTACGAACTAGAAACTTGATTCTTGTATCTTTAATCAGAAGCTGTGGGTTCTCTAGATGCTAAATTCTGTGCTGGCTATCGATATCTGTACTCACAGTTGCAGGATACAAATAGCCCTGCTTTTTTGTATATCACAGAGCCAGGAGTGCAGgttaggagcagaggaagcaaccTCGTATCTGGTCATCTGGACCAGTgttgcctgctctgactggcagccactccgCAGGGGCTCAAGCAGAGAGAGGCCTTCCCCACCACCTTGTAACTGGTGATGCCGGGAGTGGGGTGAggttgaaccttggaccttctgcaacTGCAACTCAGGCTAGAGGCCAAATGCATCTCCTCAAGCCTCTCTCTGAGTCCCTCAGGACTACCTCCTGGGGCAGCCCTCCTTATGCCACTGGGAAAGCGTTTTGTCccccagatgtggctgaactacaactcccatcatccttgtccattggctgtgctttctggagctgatgggagttgcagtccacatctggaagttgcagtccatctggaaggccacaggttcccgcaCCTGAGCTAGACCAGTGTCGTTTCCTGCAACCGACTTCTCAAGATGTTAGGCAGGGATTCTCCAATTCTTCAAGGACTTTTGCACAGCGCTTGTTGAGAGATCTAAACAGAAGGCAATCCACATCCTTtctgccaaatgtggccctccatctctctctgagCCTCAGGCATCCCCTTCCCACACAACACACCCTCTCTCCAGCCCACATCCCTCACTggccttccttgagtgtttttgcctggttggaatgtgtccttccgCACTgttcatgcctcttgcttgactggatagcatgtgagtgtgtgcagaaactagcctgtggtgcaaaggtaaaatttgcatctgttgctccgcccaccaccagcatgtggcccctggaagatttCCCAGAAGGAGATGcggcccttgagctgaaaatgtttctctaCCGCTGTTTTACATCAGGAATGAGGAGCCTGAGtcaccctccagaagttgttagactccaactctcatcatccccagccagcatgacctgtggtttgggatgatgggagttgtagtccagcaacacctggaaggtggGCTCTTTCTGCTTTTGATGCACCTTCCTATCACCTTACACAGGGCCTGGTGACCACAGTCCCTGAAGCTGTTAAAGTAACCCCAAAACAGTCCCACAGAAACTTCCCGTTGAATTTTCAGCCCTTCAGGTTTGGAGTTTGAACCCTCAGCCTGTCAAGGGGCGAAAGACCCGATAGCCTCCTTGCCAACAGAGATTTAAACCAATAAAGACACCCAAAACCAATTCCAAAATCTTCATGGGCCAGGCTGCGAGCTCTCTCTTCTCAACGTCACCACCTCGGGATATTCCAGCCAGCTCCCCCCACGTTCTGGAAGGTACGCAAAGGTGTTGAGAGTCGTCGCAAGCAAGacaggtggattttttaaaaaaaaatcaatagaaatgtcccttgctttgtaccttagcaagatgtagagctggaaaatgaaagcagcaattccaAGGGCAAATATTGCAAACtgcctaaggggggggggagagaaaaaacaatggcatttgtttatttttatgttatggcatctatatcccacctttccttcaaggaggtcTAGGTGTGGCGTGCTTGGTTTACAtcctccccatttttatcctcacaacagccctgtggggtaggttaggtgGAGACACACACCAGAGTCACACCCAGTGACCTTTGTGGCTGAAcacggatttgaaccctggccttgcCCAGCTCCTAGCCCAGCACTCACAACACGCTGTTACCTGTGGAGGCTGATCCAATATGGTgctgtcccaccaacctcagcttCTCCTCAGGAGGATGGGGAGGAAACTAGAATTCTctggctctgcttgtcattggctctggccccaCTTATTGTTcaactccctgccttctgccccactggTCCCAGTGCACACTAGTCACCTGCCAACCCTTGGGGGAAATCTCCCGCAGTTCCATAGTTCTGGCGGTCACTTGCAAGCAGTGTGATAAGTGGCAGGTTCTTTTTCTTGCAACCCAACCACCGAAGCCATCAAGGAGCAGCTTGGTGGGTAACATTGGACCAGCCTCCTCTCCCCAACCCCATGCTTATCCAGATGCacgttgcattgcagggggttggactagatgaccgttggggatcccttccaactccatgattctacgATAcacctcccaacagccccagccagcacagcccaaGACGCTGGTACGCCCGAGATAAGGGTTCTTACAGTCTGAGTCGGTGACGCTTTGGGAGCCGTCGGCTGAAGTGGTAGGCTGTGTGAGCTAGGCAGAAATGGATCATAGCGGATCTCCCGAGAACCTGGGGAGGAAGAGCAGAGTCTCCCCTTAGGATCAGTGGGTTGGTTCTTCTGGAAATTTAATGCAAGACCAGAAGCCTACCCAAATACCAGTTCTTTGCCCAACTTTGGCTTTACAGATTTTGGGGGTCAGTCTCCAGGTGCCTCACGCTACATCTCCCATCGGTgtggttggctggagctgatgggagttgtagtccaaaacatccagagggcaccaggtttaaAAGCGAATTGAAACatgttcatggaggagagggcataAGTGGCTACTAGCCGGGATGGTTATGCTCTACAACTGGATATTACtacccacaatggctatgctctcccTCCATGTAGGAAGCAGGATGCTGGTTCCTGTGCTGTTGTGCTGGGGTCATGCTTTGGGTCTCcccagaggcatctagctggccactgccTCCTCAGGGAGCACATAAtagcatataaaaggtaaagggacccctgaccattaggtccagtcgtggccgactctggggttgcggcgctcatctcgctttattggccgagagagccggcatacaacttccgggtcatgtggccagcatgactaagccacttctggcgaaccagagcagtgcacggaaacgctgtttactttcccgccagagtggtacctatttatctacttgcacttttgatgtgctttcgaactgctaggttggcaggagcagggaccgagcaacgggagcttaccccgttggggggattcgaaccgccgaccttctgatcggcaagtcctaggctctgtggtttaacccacagcgccacccgcgtcccttaatagcATATAAGTAACATTTAATTAAAACAGGGCTTCTCAGAAACGAGTTCTTGAGCGTGTACAGAGCGCCTGTACCTCACAATGCATATTATGTGTGTGGTTATGGTTAGAGACATCTGAGGGAAGGAATGGTATGTATATTTAATATTAGAGTGGAGGTGGGGTGATAATTGCATACATTGGATATTTAGAAATCCTCAACATGCAAGAGAGGTAGTGTTCCTGAGTATGTGAAGAGTTCATATAAGCAGGACTGAGTCTTCCTCCTCATCTACAGAAatctacaaggggggggggggggactgacagCTTCCACCCGGGGGAGACCCCCGGCACAGTTCCGTTAGGGAACTCGGCCCCTTCACCATTTCCTTCCCGTTTTAACCTTACCACCAGCAGCAGATGCCTCGATGAGGTTCAGCACCGCCTGGTCAAGCCGCCGCTTGCAGCCTCTCTGCAGCCGCAGTGGTCGGGCtttctcgccgccgccgccttcctccGGCCCCTGGATCGCCCTCTGCGTGGCCCGCGTAAGCCCCCCCGCGGATCGCCGTCCCGCGCGACCGCTGCTCGTTCCCCTAACGGCAGGCGACCCGGTGCAGGCGGCGGCAGGCAGCACCGACTGCTGCCTGGGACCTTTCAGCTTATCGCTCGATCAGGTTACAGGATCGCTTTCATTCATTCCCCCACGTTTCTAGCCCGGGGCGGAGCTCcgaagactacaactcccatcatccctggatggggctggtgggagttgagagtccagcAAACACTCGGGAGGGACCGGCAGGATCCCCATCTCTGAACGAGACCACCCGCTGCCTTTCCTCCACCACAAAACTCTCTTGGCATCTTCTAATGCAaggactccagcttccaccaCGGTGGggcctaatgggagttggagtccaacaaaaagTTCCAGTGCAGGGGTTCCAAATCTTTTCTCACTTGACAATTGCTGAGGGTTTTGGTGGAACGCTtaaattattattccccaccccctcactgTAGGAACCGCAGTGCGCTGCTTTGACGTTGGTGGGTTTGCTTCTTTTGCAATGAAGCAGCATGTgaattttatgaaagaaaaaaaaatcagtcaaCAAATAGTGGAACTTCAGGTTTGCAGATTAAAGGGCAGTTTTGAAAGTGGGAGTCCAAGGCTTGAGGCCTGTGGGATAGGGCCCAATCCAAAACAGTGTGTTTTCTTTAAGGCCCTGCTGGAATTCTCAGTGATTTATTTACTGCCTGGGTAGCGTTGGAAAAGTTGGGCTCTGCAACTGGTTCTGAATAAAACCAGTGTGTTTTCTCATATGTGTTGTGTATGTCTGAAATTGTTCGTATTTTGCTTAATTTATTCTGATTTTGCTAGAGAAGGGGCAAAAAGCTACAGGGCAACATTGGAAAGCTGCCAGCTACAAATTGGTAAGAGTCTGCGTAATGTTTGCACATTTAACTGTGGCAACGCAGTGCAGTAGAGCTATAGTTCCCTGTGCAAGGTTCGATCCATGCTAGATTTTTGCAAGTGGTGACATGAGAAAAGGACGCAAAGAAGAGCAGAAAAGTAAGAGGAGGTTgaaagttacttccgggtttcgccgcttgcgcatgcgctcaAGATgacggcatgcgcagaagcggcgaaaagcgatgCGCGCATGCACGCGCAGACATGCCATCACTagatacgtttacctctagatgagaacagggctccggaatggatcccgttcgtatctagaggtaccactgtatgttgtaaactgccctgtgctcTTCGGATAAAAGGTggcatgtaaataaaataaataaataaatagcctggGATCTCCTTCACACAAAAGCAGATTTCCCAGCTgatgagctacagtggtaccttggtactcaaacgccttggtactcaaacaacttggaacccaaacactgcagacccagaagtaagtgttctggtttgccaactttttctggaagccgaacatgctctgttttgagtgttacattgatttgagtgccacgcttccgttttgagtgatactgactctgactgaaatcttacagagaacacagagagaaaatggctgctacTTATAAGGAGAATGAGtcacatgtcagagtgactcaacagttagcagttaggcctgaataactttagtaggcccaaatgattgtgcagtcccagcacttcccagcctgctttgctgcttctgttctcatgtgtctttgtcacatgacacaatgatctcgttagatagtaaaattcatgttaaattgctgttttaggggttgtttttaaacaggcatgggcagactccagccctccaga encodes the following:
- the LOC114602951 gene encoding uncharacterized protein LOC114602951, which codes for MIHFCLAHTAYHFSRRLPKRHRLRLQFAIFALGIAAFIFQLYILLRPRSSHYCGLPLLYNLVGSIIFTFFTIGLALLLVMLEPVPWELKTTFFIFGGASFAKGVCNIVFTALATQCAKTTPELYYLSVTLSVSSLVSTAFFSVLGLFWLVNVVFPGLILNKETKTGICYEPVSECGCLWHI